The Coffea arabica cultivar ET-39 chromosome 1e, Coffea Arabica ET-39 HiFi, whole genome shotgun sequence genome has a window encoding:
- the LOC140015602 gene encoding F-box protein At5g07610-like: MLSAESTKIFFDLLKTSAQSMSIPDIDQVLEEVLLKLPVDVLLTFKCVSKQWLSIISHPAFGYLHFRGNPGMYFVAGFLFYHLSEPRNPRSAFIYLEGYKKAYPLRSLNFIGANPDIHRIWSCNGLLCLCVFTGGKILSMTIAFDPYVSQYYKAVCVSIVGMQYRFSIYSSETKIWREAGNALDITNEDHYLKRGVFCNNSVHWISKLGPFLHFDTDKECVQMMPATPIHMGK, encoded by the exons ATGTTGTCAGCTGAAAGCACTAAGATTTTCTTTGACTTGCTGAAGACAAGTGCACAGTCCATGTCAATCCCCGACATTGACCAAGTTTTGGAGGAAGTATTACTGAAGCTGCCAGTCGATGTTCTACTCACTTTCAAATGTGTATCCAAGCAATGGCTCTCTATCATCTCCCATCCAGCATTTGGCTATCTACATTTCCGAGGCAACCCTGGCATGTATTTCGTTGCTGGCTTCCTTTTCTATCATTTGTCTGAGCCTCGTAATCCCAGAAGTGCCTTCATTTACCTTGAAGGTTACAAAAAAGCATATCCATTGCGCTCGTTGAATTTTATTGGTGCAAATCCTGACATACACAGAATATGGTCTTGCAATGGCTTGCTGTGTTTATGCGTTTTTACTGGTGGGAA AATATTGTCCATGACTATAGCATTTGATCCTTACGTGTCGCAGTACTATAAAGCTGTTTGTGTTTCAATTGTCGGAATGCAATATCGCTTCTCTATCTACTCATCTGAAACCAAAATCTGGAGAGAAGCTGGTAATGCTTTGGACATAACCAATGAGGATCATTATCTTAAAAGAGGTGTTTTCTGTAATAATTCTGTGCATTGGATTAGCAAGTTGGGGCCTTTTTTGCATTTTGATACGGATAAAGAGTGCGTTCAAATGATGCCGGCAACTCCAATACATATGGGAAAGTGA